Genomic DNA from Atribacterota bacterium:
CCGGTAGCATCAGTAGCAGCTTTGAAGGTAATAGAAGTAATGGAAAGAGATGATTTTGCTGGAAAAGCAAAAAAAATAGGAGAGATAATGAAACCCCGATTGGAAAGCATGAAGGAAAAATATGAGATAATAGGAGATGTAAGGGGTAGAGGAGCCATGATGGCTTTTGAATTAGTCAAAGATCGTAAGACTAAGTTGCCTGCAAAAGATGAAACAAAAGCTATTCAAAAATTAGCTTATGAAAATGGGCTTATACTACTTTCTGCAGGTATTTATAGTAATGTAATCAGAACACTAGTTCCCTTAGTAATTACTGAGGAACAGTTAAATGCGGGACTAGATATTATTGAAAAAGCTGTATCAGAAGTAAATAAGAGCTTAACATAATCCCAAGAGTTCCTTTTCTTAGAGATGAATATACTTAGAATAAAAAAGGGAGAAGGGCAATTTTTAGAATATTTAGCGGAAAGTTAAGTTGTGTAAATCAGGAGAATTACAAACACTGGCTAATAAATAAATTATTGACAAATCTATTATAGATTCTTAACGAAATAATGAAAGGTTTCTTGATTTTAGATATAAGGGGGTAAAGGATTGTCTGATATTCAAAATAAAACTAAGATTGAGGTAAAAAATTTAACCAAAAAATTTGGTGAACTTTTAGTCCTGGATAATATCAATTTTACTGTTGGTAATGGAGAATTATTATGTATTGTAGGTCCTACCGGTTGTGGCAAAACCACTTTTCTTAATCTATTATCAAATTTATTAGAACCAACTGATGGTAATATTTTCATTGACAATGAACATATACAACCAAAAAAGCATAATATTGCATTTGTTTTTCAGGAGTCCTCTTCACTTCCCTGGCGAACAGTAAAGCAAAACATTACCTACGGGATGGAGATTAAAAAAAGATTTTCCAAAGCAGAGATTGATTCTAAAGCAACAGAACTGATGGAGCTGGTAGGGCTTAAAGAGCTTACTAACCATTACCCACGTGATATTTCAGCCAGTATGGAACAAAGGGTAGCAATAGCTCGAGCATTTGCTGTTAATCCAGACCTTCTTTTGATGGATGAGCCCTATGGTCAGTTGGATGTAAAACTTCGTTATTATTTAGAAGATGAGTTAATTAAAATTTGGCAAAAATATAGAAATACAGTTATTTTTGTAACGCATAATATAGAAGAAGCAGTATATCTAGGTGAACGTACTTTAGTATTGAGCAACAAACCGACTACAGTTAAAACAGAAATTAAGGTGAACTTACCAAGACCTCGTAATTTTTTAGATCCAGAATTTATTAAAATTGTAAGGGAAATAACTCAATTAATTAAGTGGTGGTAGATCTCGGTTTTTAAAGTCTTTCTATCAGAAACAGAATCAAAAATACTATTAAGGAAAGGAGGTTGGAATAACCTGATATTTGAACTGTATTCTGGATGGAAAGAATAAGTGGTACTAAATATTATACTAACTATGTTTTGGGGAAAAATTAACGAAGAATATAAATATTAAAATAAGATAAAAAAAATTAAGGAGGAAATTAAAATGAAAACAGATTGCAGTAGATATAGTAAATCAAACCTATCATTATTAATGCTTTGTATTATCTTAGTTCTTTTTTCTTTTTGTTTTATTGCTAGTGCTGAAAGCCAGGCATTAAGAAAAATTACCGTAAGTCACCAACCCTGCTTTGATTCTTTTAATACATTCTGGGCAATCAAGAACGGTATTATGGAGAAAAATAATCTGGAGATAGAGATGATGTATTTCGATTCAGGTATGCCCCAGATTGAAGCGATACCTGCCAATGAATGGGTTATTGGACCGGTAGGAATTGTTCCAGCACTTTTTGCAGTCTTAAGGATGGATGTATATATTATTGCTGTAGCACATGATGAAAGTGGCTCTATGTCTGTCTTAGCTAGACCTGATAGCCCCATTTTTAAAACCAAAGGATATAATCCAGAATATCCAAATCTGTATGGTGATCCGGAAACGGTGAAGGGGATGACTGCTCTAGCTACAACTATTTCCACTTCTCATTATACCCTGGCAAGATACCTGGATGATATTGGTTTATCAGAAAGCGACCTTAAGGTATTGAATCTTGAACAACCTCAAGCGGTTGCTGCCTTTGAGAGAGGAGAAGGTGATTTGGTTGGATTCTTCTCACCTTATAGCTACATAGGGAAAGCAAAAGGATGGAAAGAAGTTGCTAACGGTGCAGATACCGGGGCAAAAAGTTTGCTTGCCATTATTTCCCCCAAGAAATGGGCAGATGAGAATGTAGATATCGTTGTTGACTTCTTAGATGCTTACTTTGAAGCACAAGAAGATTTAGTCAGACAGGGACCAGCATTAGCAGATGAATATAAAAAATTCCTTATGGATTATAGTGCATTGGAAATAAGCGATGATAATGCCAGAGGTGATTTTGAAGATATTATATTCTATAGCATAGAAGAACATATAGAGAATCTTGAGAATGGTAACTTTGAGAAATGGACCAAAGAATCTGCTGATTTCTTTTATGAAAAAGGCAGGTTTACCAAGGAAGATAGAGATAAATTAGAAGAACTCCGTTTTGGTTATACCGATAAATTTATGAAATTAGTTGCTAAAAAGAGAGGGATCATTAATTAGCGGTTTGCATAATTGAGTGATATGAATGTTTGGCAAAGAATGATTGTATCTTTGCCAAACATTCATAAGTATTAAAAATAAAAGGGTGGTAGATGTGAATAACAGAGAAAAAGCTAAGGAAGGTAATTTATTCTGGGTATCATTTTTCAGTATTTTAATATTGATTTTAACGTGGCAGTTTATTGTCAGCTCGGGAATTGTACCTCATACCATGTTGGATTCACCGATATCTGTAATTAAACTATTTTTTGATAAACTAACTAATGTTAATCCAGATGGAGCTACTTTAGGTGCTCATATCTTGGCAAGTCTTCAGGCAATAATGCTTGGTTATCTTTTAGCACTTCTAATTGGTATTCCTCTTGGACTTTTAATGGGATGGTATGCAGTCATTGATGGTTTG
This window encodes:
- a CDS encoding nitrate ABC transporter substrate-binding protein yields the protein MKTDCSRYSKSNLSLLMLCIILVLFSFCFIASAESQALRKITVSHQPCFDSFNTFWAIKNGIMEKNNLEIEMMYFDSGMPQIEAIPANEWVIGPVGIVPALFAVLRMDVYIIAVAHDESGSMSVLARPDSPIFKTKGYNPEYPNLYGDPETVKGMTALATTISTSHYTLARYLDDIGLSESDLKVLNLEQPQAVAAFERGEGDLVGFFSPYSYIGKAKGWKEVANGADTGAKSLLAIISPKKWADENVDIVVDFLDAYFEAQEDLVRQGPALADEYKKFLMDYSALEISDDNARGDFEDIIFYSIEEHIENLENGNFEKWTKESADFFYEKGRFTKEDRDKLEELRFGYTDKFMKLVAKKRGIIN
- a CDS encoding ABC transporter ATP-binding protein, yielding MSDIQNKTKIEVKNLTKKFGELLVLDNINFTVGNGELLCIVGPTGCGKTTFLNLLSNLLEPTDGNIFIDNEHIQPKKHNIAFVFQESSSLPWRTVKQNITYGMEIKKRFSKAEIDSKATELMELVGLKELTNHYPRDISASMEQRVAIARAFAVNPDLLLMDEPYGQLDVKLRYYLEDELIKIWQKYRNTVIFVTHNIEEAVYLGERTLVLSNKPTTVKTEIKVNLPRPRNFLDPEFIKIVREITQLIKWW